One Streptomyces sp. NBC_00223 genomic window carries:
- a CDS encoding alpha/beta fold hydrolase codes for MTADTSERRSVALGAGTVEYGDTGGDGPVVVLLHGLAQNGTVWRRVVADLRADHRCLTPTLPEGGHRIAMRPGADLSPRAVAALAAEFLDRLDLREVTLVEVDSGRAQQVAAFHGERLARLVMVACEALENYPPGLSGKMISLAAKVPGGIGLAARVMGTRPLRRTAAGLGVLTKYPVPDEVLDDWMRPLLTDPAVRGDLRRYLLGARKGEMLEAAEALRGFDRPALVVWATEDRLMPWAHGGRLAEILPLGRLVEVADSGTLVPEDQPAALSAALREFIATTP; via the coding sequence ATGACAGCCGACACGAGCGAGCGGCGCAGCGTCGCACTCGGCGCGGGCACCGTCGAGTACGGCGACACCGGCGGCGACGGGCCCGTCGTCGTCCTGCTGCACGGGCTGGCGCAGAACGGCACGGTGTGGCGGCGGGTCGTCGCCGATCTGCGCGCCGACCACCGCTGTCTGACCCCGACGCTGCCCGAGGGCGGCCACCGCATCGCGATGAGGCCCGGCGCGGATCTGTCGCCCCGGGCGGTCGCCGCGCTGGCCGCGGAGTTCCTCGACCGTCTCGATCTGCGCGAGGTCACCCTCGTCGAGGTCGACTCCGGCCGCGCCCAGCAGGTCGCCGCCTTCCACGGGGAGCGGCTGGCCCGGCTGGTGATGGTCGCCTGCGAGGCGCTGGAGAACTATCCGCCCGGGCTGTCCGGCAAGATGATCAGCCTGGCCGCGAAGGTGCCCGGGGGCATCGGACTGGCCGCCCGGGTGATGGGCACCCGTCCGCTGCGCCGCACCGCCGCGGGACTCGGCGTCCTGACCAAGTACCCGGTGCCGGACGAGGTCCTCGACGACTGGATGCGGCCGCTGCTCACCGATCCGGCCGTACGCGGCGATCTGCGCCGCTATCTGCTCGGCGCCCGCAAGGGCGAGATGCTGGAGGCGGCCGAGGCGCTGCGCGGCTTCGACCGGCCCGCGCTGGTGGTGTGGGCGACCGAGGACCGGCTGATGCCCTGGGCGCACGGCGGCCGGCTGGCCGAGATCCTTCCGCTCGGGCGGCTGGTGGAGGTTGCCGATTCCGGCACCCTCGTCCCCGAGGACCAGCCCGCGGCCCTGTCCGCAGCCCTGCGCGAATTCATCGCCACGACCCCCTGA
- a CDS encoding flotillin family protein, which produces MLGYRVPAPDEAMLISGGRRGLGGAPFRVVTGHGKFVLPIFRKTRFLTLAMCEAEVAETCVTRQGIALTVKAVIAFKVGNDHESIVNAGQRFLSDQDQMSVLTGRIFAGHLRAIIGSMTVEEIVTERQKLAGEVLETSKTEMAKIGLSVDSLQIQSIDDGETGYIDAMSAPHKAAIQRQAQIAQAQATQASVEAQQIAARNQAEYARQTAVVQAEYSAQVDRAQAEAAQAGPLAQAHAQQEVLAAQTELALRAAELRQQQLVAEIVKPAEAEAERIRVLAVADAERMRIQAAAAASYDRVALDRMLIDQLPQIVKEASAGLAGANVNVLNGADGLSEIAAGLVSQGLTILDSVRKNLNGGDSPSDGALTLRGVSAGRRDGTSGKDGKEGGSASGSIDIK; this is translated from the coding sequence ATGTTGGGTTATCGCGTTCCCGCGCCCGATGAGGCGATGTTGATCTCGGGCGGCCGACGAGGGCTGGGGGGTGCGCCGTTCCGCGTCGTGACCGGGCACGGGAAGTTCGTGCTGCCGATCTTCCGCAAGACCCGGTTCCTCACCCTGGCCATGTGCGAGGCGGAGGTCGCCGAGACCTGTGTGACCCGCCAGGGCATCGCGCTGACGGTCAAGGCCGTCATCGCGTTCAAGGTCGGCAACGACCACGAGAGCATCGTCAACGCCGGGCAGCGCTTCCTGTCCGACCAGGACCAGATGTCGGTGCTCACCGGCCGGATCTTCGCCGGTCACCTGCGCGCGATCATCGGTTCCATGACGGTGGAGGAGATCGTCACCGAGCGGCAGAAGCTGGCCGGGGAGGTGCTGGAGACCTCCAAGACGGAGATGGCCAAGATCGGTCTGAGCGTGGACTCGCTGCAGATCCAGTCGATCGACGACGGCGAGACCGGTTACATCGACGCGATGTCGGCGCCGCACAAGGCCGCCATCCAGCGGCAGGCGCAGATCGCGCAGGCCCAGGCCACCCAGGCGTCGGTCGAGGCGCAGCAGATCGCGGCCCGTAACCAGGCCGAGTACGCCCGGCAGACCGCAGTGGTGCAGGCCGAGTACTCCGCCCAGGTGGACCGCGCGCAGGCCGAGGCCGCCCAGGCCGGTCCGCTGGCCCAGGCGCACGCCCAGCAGGAGGTGCTCGCCGCGCAGACCGAACTGGCCCTGCGCGCGGCCGAGTTGCGCCAGCAGCAGCTGGTGGCCGAGATCGTCAAGCCCGCGGAGGCGGAGGCCGAGCGGATCAGGGTGCTCGCCGTCGCCGACGCCGAGCGGATGCGTATCCAGGCCGCGGCCGCCGCGTCGTACGACCGGGTCGCGCTCGACCGGATGCTCATCGACCAGCTGCCGCAGATCGTCAAGGAGGCCTCGGCCGGTCTGGCCGGTGCCAATGTCAACGTGCTCAACGGCGCCGACGGCCTCAGCGAGATCGCCGCGGGCCTGGTCAGCCAGGGTCTGACGATCCTGGACTCGGTCCGCAAGAACCTCAACGGCGGTGACAGCCCGTCGGACGGCGCCCTGACCCTGCGCGGTGTCTCCGCCGGCCGGCGTGACGGCACGTCGGGGAAGGACGGCAAGGAGGGCGGGTCCGCGAGCGGCTCGATCGACATCAAGTAG
- a CDS encoding glycosyl hydrolase family 8, whose protein sequence is MAPPLKRLVAVVAAAACCATAGLLAGVGGSAQAATAPALPFPAHTTYKVGVLPSASQSARDTAVQKAYDAWKSTYLVKGCASNEYYVSTKGDGDAPNNGTVSEAQGYGMNIVPLMAGYDADAKAEFDGLWQLVKDHKDAGGLMQWQLDGKTCKYADSGTPDSATDGDLDIGYGLILADRQWGGYTADAKAWLASFYAHDVAPDGHLKCEDDGPNTDTRPSDMMLDHLRAFAAYDTAHDWNKVVTRTEAVITAFTSGYSSSAGLLSDFVVNADTTSPKPAPANYQENQPDNIVGYNSVRVPWHMGTDALLNGSSTAAVAYGVAKKESDCLKSLSGGNPAKVQPHIKLNCANGNVSGDTEAEEAGDSAGPAAMAAGDQAWTDAIWKQLASNPFQDGYYGETIKMLVYLVMAGDYWNPATATGNPPTTPTPSATTTPTPTPTPTPTKSATPTPSATTTAPAQPSQQAFLTFYGWYDNTPPGADISYPGLHSTAGGTGTYADPITFASSTAEIAKGARIWVPRVGKYFIMEDDCGECNDDWKGKGPNGGPNLYHYDLWLGGKGGNAFDAIDCEDALTHYNADNTPTMEPVVVNPPNNEPYDATPLFNTGTGACYGGAQPNSTVGQYHNVSTGQCITKPAGGTKLATAACDASAAETFTFHGAFLVSGTQCATLSGSNIQLATCDGGPNQQWSINPDLTISDIQTGNKCFRASGSTLSAGSCSGTASQWTFTAADGTGNPPGGGGGDAVLLSQGKSATASSTESSTYAAGKAFDGDLTSTRWGSKEGVDPQWLRVDLGKSADISRVKLTWEAAYAKAYTVQVSGDDSTWTTVYSTTAGKGGTEDLTGLKGTGRYVRINGTARGTSYGYSLYEMQVYGTTS, encoded by the coding sequence ATGGCCCCACCCCTGAAAAGACTCGTGGCAGTCGTCGCCGCGGCCGCGTGCTGCGCGACCGCGGGACTGCTCGCAGGTGTCGGCGGCTCGGCCCAGGCCGCCACCGCCCCGGCCCTCCCGTTCCCGGCCCACACGACGTACAAGGTGGGCGTGCTGCCGTCCGCGTCCCAGAGCGCCCGCGACACCGCGGTGCAGAAGGCGTACGACGCCTGGAAGAGCACCTACCTGGTCAAGGGCTGCGCCTCGAACGAGTACTACGTCTCGACCAAGGGCGACGGCGACGCCCCGAACAACGGCACGGTCTCCGAGGCCCAGGGCTACGGCATGAACATCGTGCCCCTGATGGCCGGTTACGACGCCGACGCCAAGGCCGAGTTCGACGGCCTGTGGCAGCTGGTCAAGGACCACAAGGACGCCGGCGGCCTGATGCAGTGGCAGCTGGACGGCAAGACCTGCAAGTACGCCGACAGCGGCACCCCCGACTCGGCCACCGACGGCGACCTCGACATCGGCTACGGGCTGATCCTCGCCGACAGGCAGTGGGGCGGCTACACCGCCGACGCCAAGGCGTGGCTCGCCTCCTTCTACGCCCACGACGTCGCCCCCGACGGCCACCTCAAGTGCGAGGACGACGGCCCCAACACCGACACCCGGCCGTCCGACATGATGCTCGACCACCTGCGGGCCTTCGCCGCCTACGACACCGCGCACGACTGGAACAAGGTCGTCACCCGCACCGAGGCCGTCATCACCGCGTTCACCTCGGGCTACTCCTCCTCCGCCGGCCTGCTGTCCGACTTCGTGGTCAACGCCGACACCACCAGCCCCAAGCCCGCCCCGGCGAACTACCAGGAGAACCAGCCCGACAACATCGTCGGCTACAACTCCGTGCGCGTGCCCTGGCACATGGGCACCGACGCCCTGCTCAACGGCTCCTCCACCGCCGCCGTCGCCTACGGCGTGGCCAAGAAGGAGTCCGACTGCCTGAAGTCGCTGTCCGGCGGCAACCCGGCCAAGGTCCAGCCGCACATCAAGCTGAACTGTGCCAACGGCAATGTCTCGGGCGACACCGAGGCCGAGGAGGCCGGCGACTCCGCGGGCCCGGCCGCCATGGCCGCCGGCGACCAGGCCTGGACGGACGCGATCTGGAAGCAGCTCGCGAGCAACCCGTTCCAGGACGGGTACTACGGCGAGACGATCAAGATGCTCGTCTACCTGGTGATGGCGGGCGACTACTGGAACCCGGCCACGGCGACCGGGAACCCGCCCACCACGCCCACCCCGTCGGCGACAACCACGCCGACGCCCACGCCCACGCCGACACCCACCAAGTCGGCCACGCCGACGCCCTCGGCCACCACCACGGCGCCCGCCCAGCCCTCGCAGCAGGCGTTCCTGACCTTCTACGGCTGGTACGACAACACCCCGCCGGGCGCCGACATCTCCTACCCCGGTCTGCACAGCACGGCGGGCGGCACCGGCACCTACGCCGACCCGATCACCTTCGCGTCCTCGACCGCCGAGATCGCCAAGGGCGCGCGGATCTGGGTCCCGCGGGTCGGCAAGTACTTCATCATGGAAGACGACTGCGGGGAGTGCAACGACGACTGGAAGGGCAAGGGCCCCAACGGCGGACCCAACCTCTACCACTACGACCTCTGGCTCGGCGGCAAGGGCGGCAACGCGTTCGACGCCATCGACTGCGAGGACGCCCTGACCCACTACAACGCCGACAACACCCCGACGATGGAACCGGTCGTCGTCAACCCGCCCAACAACGAGCCCTACGACGCGACGCCGCTGTTCAACACCGGCACAGGCGCCTGCTACGGCGGGGCGCAGCCGAACTCCACCGTCGGCCAGTACCACAACGTCTCCACCGGCCAGTGCATCACCAAGCCCGCCGGCGGCACCAAGCTGGCCACCGCCGCCTGCGACGCGAGCGCGGCCGAGACCTTCACCTTCCACGGTGCCTTCCTGGTCAGCGGCACCCAGTGCGCCACCCTGTCCGGCTCGAACATCCAGCTGGCCACCTGCGACGGCGGACCGAACCAGCAGTGGTCGATCAACCCCGATCTGACCATCTCCGACATCCAGACCGGCAACAAGTGCTTCCGGGCCAGCGGCAGCACCCTGAGCGCCGGCAGCTGCTCCGGCACCGCGAGCCAGTGGACCTTCACGGCCGCCGACGGCACCGGCAACCCGCCCGGCGGCGGTGGCGGCGACGCCGTGCTGCTCTCCCAGGGCAAGTCCGCGACCGCCTCCTCCACGGAGTCCTCCACCTACGCCGCGGGCAAGGCGTTCGACGGCGACCTCACCTCCACCCGCTGGGGCAGCAAGGAGGGCGTCGACCCGCAGTGGCTGCGGGTCGACCTCGGCAAGAGCGCGGACATCAGCCGGGTCAAGCTCACCTGGGAGGCCGCCTACGCCAAGGCGTACACCGTCCAGGTCTCCGGCGACGACTCCACCTGGACCACCGTCTACAGCACCACGGCGGGCAAGGGCGGCACCGAGGACCTGACCGGCCTCAAGGGCACCGGCCGCTATGTCCGGATCAACGGCACGGCCCGCGGCACCTCCTACGGCTACTCGCTGTACGAGATGCAGGTCTACGGCACCACCTCGTAG
- a CDS encoding NAD(P)/FAD-dependent oxidoreductase, with product MARSKILVVGAGFAGVECVRRLERKLTPDEAEIALVTPFSYQLYLPLLPQVASGILSPQSIAVSLRRSQKYRTRIIPGGAVGVDTRAKVCVVRKITDELVDEPYDQLVLAPGSVTRTFDIPGLVDNARGLKTLAEAAYIRDHVISQLDLADASQDQAERVSRLQFVVVGGGYAGTETAACLQRLTTSAIERYPRLDPRQIKWHLIDIAPKLMPELGDKLGRSAQQILRDRGVEISLGVSVAKAGPEEVTFTDGRVLPCRTLIWTAGVAASPLVRTLDAETVKGRLAVTPEMRVPGADGVFALGDAAAVPDLTKNEEGAVCPPTAQHAKRQGRRAADNVIAALRHQPLRPYRHKDLGLVVDLGGRDAVSKPLGVELRGLPAQAVARGYHWSALRTNVAKTRVMTNWLLNAVAGDDFVRTGFQARTRVTLRDFEYTDSYLSPEQVREHAAAASLRQK from the coding sequence GTGGCACGATCGAAGATCCTTGTGGTGGGCGCCGGTTTCGCCGGAGTCGAGTGCGTCCGCCGGCTCGAACGAAAACTCACCCCCGACGAGGCCGAGATCGCCCTGGTGACCCCGTTCTCGTACCAGCTCTATCTGCCGCTGCTGCCCCAGGTGGCCTCCGGCATCCTCAGCCCGCAGTCCATCGCGGTCTCACTGCGCCGCAGCCAGAAGTACCGCACCCGGATCATCCCCGGCGGCGCCGTCGGCGTGGACACCAGGGCGAAGGTCTGCGTGGTCCGCAAGATCACCGACGAGCTGGTCGACGAGCCGTACGACCAGCTCGTACTGGCCCCCGGCAGCGTCACCCGCACCTTCGACATCCCCGGCCTCGTCGACAACGCGCGCGGCCTGAAGACCCTCGCCGAGGCCGCGTACATCCGCGACCACGTCATCTCGCAGCTCGACCTCGCCGACGCCAGCCAGGACCAGGCCGAGCGCGTCTCACGGCTCCAGTTCGTGGTCGTCGGCGGCGGCTACGCGGGCACCGAGACCGCCGCCTGCCTGCAACGGCTGACCACCAGCGCCATCGAGCGCTACCCCCGGCTCGACCCGCGCCAGATCAAGTGGCACCTCATCGACATCGCCCCGAAGCTGATGCCCGAACTCGGCGACAAGCTCGGCCGCAGCGCCCAGCAGATCCTGCGCGACCGCGGCGTCGAGATCTCCCTCGGCGTGTCCGTCGCCAAGGCCGGGCCCGAGGAGGTCACCTTCACCGACGGCCGGGTGCTGCCCTGCCGCACCCTGATCTGGACCGCCGGCGTCGCCGCCAGCCCCCTGGTCCGCACCCTCGACGCCGAGACCGTCAAGGGCCGCCTCGCGGTCACCCCCGAGATGAGGGTCCCCGGCGCCGACGGGGTCTTCGCGCTCGGCGACGCCGCCGCCGTACCTGACCTCACCAAGAACGAGGAAGGCGCCGTCTGCCCGCCCACCGCCCAGCACGCCAAACGGCAGGGCCGCAGGGCCGCCGACAACGTCATCGCCGCCCTGCGCCACCAGCCGCTGCGGCCCTACCGGCACAAGGACCTCGGCCTCGTGGTCGACCTCGGCGGCAGGGACGCCGTCTCCAAGCCGCTCGGCGTCGAACTGCGCGGCCTGCCCGCCCAGGCCGTCGCCCGCGGCTACCACTGGTCGGCGCTGCGCACCAATGTGGCCAAGACCCGGGTGATGACCAACTGGCTGCTCAACGCCGTCGCGGGCGACGACTTCGTCCGCACCGGCTTCCAGGCCCGTACCCGCGTGACGCTGCGGGACTTCGAGTACACCGACTCCTACCTCAGCCCCGAGCAGGTCCGCGAGCACGCCGCGGCGGCGAGCCTCCGGCAGAAGTGA